Proteins from a genomic interval of Diprion similis isolate iyDipSimi1 chromosome 10, iyDipSimi1.1, whole genome shotgun sequence:
- the LOC124410829 gene encoding contactin, with protein MVGVWLQVAWVTALASIVAAQDLGDGELIYRCPQYWIRHQESCYRFIKSPLRARAEARKNCQAYQSDLVSVDSLEEHGFLMYQLQWQDPQHRRWYTGIRQQGGYWSNEPDGSQLVNMDNAFLPEPLDNVQGKDYLVYTFSNSLKRWGFEKVTGREELLYICEASVVSMHNLVQDDRTYQYGIEINNPLRVPRGPYFIKQPIDTVFDMSKRRLTNDVTLSCLAGGYPTPTYEWFKEIYENDRLVANKINPLENSRYTVSGGTLIIYEPEQKGDRGSYHCKASNEFGTIVSESIVLSFGYILEFNLKRSQEQGDQNWGKAIYCDPPQHFPGVKYYWTRDYFPNFVEEDKRVFVSNDGALYFSALESIDQGNYSCNVQSVASDTGRNGPFFPVRVNPHSTFQQLTFTNNFPKVYPEAPVAGEEVQLECIAFGYPVPSYNWTRRGADLPRSAVYSNYNRVLIIPRVQVEDQGEYVCRASNNRASIENSVYLTIQAAPNFTIPLVDKHVDNRGDLTWTCEAFGIPDVSYKWFRNGEILDMYTLPPEDRDRYTIQDNVLSIRNLNPERDQAMYQCRARNQLRTKYSSGQLRVLSLKPSFKKRPMESETYAADGGNVTIVCNPEAAPRPKFVWKKDGNVIGSGGRRRMLENGNLIVSPVSRDDEGMYTCIASNEYGTDETRGRVIVLRGPRFIESLYPRTITAVMRNLTLYCRAETEEILDVAYIWTHNGLRIRDRDLISNPRLQIDAGLLNLINVTFADAGDYECIIKSAVGRISSRTSVVVEGPPGPPGGVQVISVVKTSVTLQWTDGAFNGRPITMYSIGARTNWNQTWFLLSENITAIEIDRYNGRKEAFLENVLNPHTVYEFRVSAINDLGIGDPSSSSPQYSTPSAKPRMAPINVAGGGGKIGDLTITWTPLKLSEQNGPGIYYKIYWRRKFHEIEFQSLALNEYGNTNMAVVHIPSEYYYTEYEVQVQAVNDVGFGPLSELVTIFSAEKMPLVAPQQVSARSYNSTSLNVTWLPIEETRERVHGKLIGHRLKYWKKDNAEEDAVYYLSRSKRPWALVVGLQPDTYYFVKVMVYNSAGEGPESERYLERTYRKAPQNPPSSVNVYGINPSSVKVVWRYVQPSLAEEPLIGYKIRVWEVDQDMSTANDTIVPVGSALEGYITNLSPGKAYHMRVLAFSNGGDGRMSSPEHTFQMGDPDTFRSSASKKILNTGLGVALLLLLRLINYI; from the exons ATGGTCGGCGTTTGGTTGCAAGTCGCTTGGGTCACTGCTTTGGCCAGCATTGTCGCTGCTCAAGATCTAGGCGATGGAGAATTGATATATCGTTGTCCCCAGTACTGGATCAGGCACCAAGAGTCATGCTATAGATTCATAAAGAGTCCCTTGAGGGCTCGGGCAGAAGCTCGCAAGAACTGTCAGGCCTATCAGAGCGACCTTGTTAGCGTCGATTCTCTTGAGGAGCATGGGTTCCTCATGTACCAGTTGCAGTGGCAGGATCCGCAACATCGACGTTGGTACACAGGTATCAGGCAGCAGGGTGGCTACTGGTCTAACGAACCGGATGGAAGCCAGCTGGTCAACATGGATAATGCGTTCCTACCCGAGCCCTTGGATAATGTGCAAGGGAAGGACTACTTGGTTTATACATTCAGTAATAGCCTGAAAAGATGGGGATTCGAGAAGGTTACCGGCAGAGAGGAGCTTCTCTACATATGCGAAGCTTCTGTTGTCAGCATGCACAATTTAGTTCAGGACGACCGTACCTACCAGTACGGCATCGAGATAAACAATCCCCTGAGAGTGCCGCGCGGTCCTTACTTCATTAAGCAACCGATCGACACGGTATTTGACATGTCCAAAAGGAGGCTAACCAACGACGTTACCCTAAGCTGCTTGGCTGGTGGATACCCGACTCCTACTTACGAGTGGTTTAAAGAGATCTATGAGAATGATAGATTGGTTGCTAATAAGATCAACCCTTTGGAAAACAGCCGATACACCGTCAGCGGAGGAACTCTGATTATTTACGAACCCGAACAG aAAGGAGATCGTGGATCCTATCATTGCAAGGCGAGCAATGAATTTGGCACAATTGTGTCAGAAAGTATAGTGCTTTCTTTTGGATACATATTAGAGTTTAATCTGAAACGTTCCCAAGAGCAGGGCGATCAAAATTGGGGGAAAGCAATCTATTGCGATCCTCCTCAACATTTTCCTGGTGTCAAATATTATTGGACTCGAGATTACTTCCCCAACTTTGTTGAGGAGGACAAGCGTGTCTTTGTTTCCAACGACGGTGCCCTTTACTTTTCTGCGTTGGAATCGATAGACCAGGGAAATTATTCGTGTAATGTACAAAGTGTCGCATCAGATACTGGGAGAAATGGCCCTTTTTTCCCAGTTCGAGTCAATCCTCACT CTACATTCCAGCAGCTTACTTTCACCAACAACTTTCCCAAAGTCTATCCCGAAGCTCCCGTAGCTGGAGAAGAAGTTCAGCTTGAATGCATCGCTTTTGGATA TCCAGTTCCATCTTATAATTGGACACGCAGAGGTGCTGACCTACCACGTAGTGCAGTTTATTCCAACTATAACCGTGTCCTAATCATTCCACGAGTCCAAGTAGAAGACCAAGGAGAGTATGTTTGCAGGGCATCGAACAACAGAGCCTCGATAGAAAATTCAGTTTATTTAACCATACAAGCTGCCCCAAACTTTACAATTCCACTGGTAGACAAACACGTGGATAACAGGGGTGATTTAACGTGGACATGCGAAGCATTTGGCATTCCTGACGTTAGTTACAAGTGGTTCAGGAACGGTGAAATATTAGATATGTATACACTGCCGCCTGAGGATAGAGATCGATACACGATACAGGACAACGTACTTTCGATAAGGAATCTCAATCCTGAGAGAGACCAGGCGATGTATCAATGTCGAGCGAGAAATCAGCTTAGAACAAAGTATTCTTCAGGTCAATTACGAGTATTGT CGCTGAAGCCGTCTTTCAAAAAGAGGCCCATGGAGTCAGAAACATATGCCGCAGACGGTGGGAATGTAACGATAGTGTGCAACCCTGAGGCTGCGCCACGACCAAAGTTTGTATGGAAAAAAGATGGGAATGTTATTGGTTCTGGGGGAAGAAGGCGTATGCTTGAAAATGGAAACCTAATAGTAAGTCCAGTTTCACGCGACGACGAGGGCATGTACACCTGCATAGCCTCGAACGAGTATGGAACAGACGAAACCCGGGGAAGAGTCATTGTGCTTC GTGGCCCGAGATTTATTGAGAGTCTGTATCCCCGTACAATTACTGCTGTGATGCGGAACCTGACGTTATACTGTCGCGCCGAGACCGAGGAAATCTTAGACGTTGCTTATATATGGACGCACAATGGGCTACGAATAAGAGACAGAGATCTGATAAGTAATCCACGGCTACAAATCGATGCCGGGCTTCTTAATCTAATAAACGTGACTTTCGCCGATGCCGGTGACTATGAATGTATAATCAAGAGTGCAGTTGGAAGGATATCGAGCAGGACAAGCGTCGTTGTCGAAGGCCCGCCAGGTCCACCAGGAGGTGTCCAGGTCATAAGTGTCGTAAAAACTTCGGTGACCCTTCAGTGGACTGACGGAGCATTTAATGGCAGACCTATCACTATGTATAGTATTGGCGCAAGGACGAATTGGAATCAAACATGGTTTCTGCTATCTGAAA acatAACGGCCATCGAGATCGATAGGTACAACGGGCGTAAAGAAGCGTTTCTTGAAAATGTTCTCAACCCGCACACAGTCTATGAATTTCGCGTGTCAGCGATAAATGACCTAGGTATTGGCGATCCGTCGAGTTCGTCGCCTCAGTACAGCACACCGTCTGCCAAGCCGAGAATGGCGCCGATTAACGTAGCCGGCGGTGGCGGTAAAATCGGGGATCTGACGATAACTTGGACGCCGTTGAAATTGTCGGAGCAAAACGGTCCCGGAATATATTACAAGATTTATTGGCGTCGGAAATTCCACGAAATAGAATTCCAGTCTCTTGCGCTCAATGAATACGGGAACACGAATATGGCGGTTGTGCACATTCCTTCGGAATATTACTACACAGAGTACGAGGTGCAAGTTCAAGCCGTGAACGATGTTGGTTTTGGACCGCTTTCCGAACTCGTGACAATATTCAGTGCCGAAAAGATGCCGCTCGTCGCTCCGCAGCAGGTTTCCGCGAGAAGTTACAACAGCACAAGTCTGAACGTCACCTGGCTGCCAATTGAAGAAACGCGAGAACGAGTCCATGGTAAATTGATAGGTCACAGGCTCAAGTACTGGAAAAAAGACAATGCGGAGGAGGATGCTGTGTATTATCTGTCGCGTTCGAAGCGACCTTGGGCCCTGGTTGTTGGCTTGCAGCCTGACACCTATTATTTCGTCAAAGTAATGGTGTATAATTCCGCTGGTGAAGGGCCAGAGAGCGAACGTTATCTAGAAAGAACGTACCGCAAAGCGCCGCAAAATCCTCCCTCATCTGTGAACGTTTATGGCATCAATCCGTCCAGTGTTAAAGTAGTTTGGCGTTACGTTCAGCCAAGTTTGGCGGAAGAACCATTAATTGGATACAAAATCCGTGTGTGGGAAGTTGACCAAGACATGAGTACGGCCAACGATACGATAGTTCCGGTCGGTTCGGCACTCGAAGGATATATAACAAATCTTAGTCCCGGAAAAGCTTACCACATGCGAGTGTTGGCGTTCAGCAATGGAGGCGATGGACGGATGTCCAGTCCTGAGCACACTTTCCAAATGGGAGACCCAGATACGTTTAGGAGCTCGGCAAGCAAAAAGATTCTTAATACTGGTCTTGGTGTGGCATTGTTGCTTCTACTAAGATTAATCAATTACATATAG